In Megalobrama amblycephala isolate DHTTF-2021 linkage group LG10, ASM1881202v1, whole genome shotgun sequence, one DNA window encodes the following:
- the pcbd1 gene encoding pterin-4-alpha-carbinolamine dehydratase isoform X2 — MAGKIQTLSMEEREHLLPMMRNAQWVEVVGRDAIYKEFLFKDFNQAFGFMSRVALQAEKMDHHPEWFNVYNKVQITLSTHECGGLSQRDITLATFIDQASVF; from the exons ATG GCTGGGAAGATTCAGACTCTTTCTATGGAGGAGAGGGAGCACCTCCTGCCCATGATGAGGAATGCTCAGTGGGTGGAGGTGGTGGGGAGAGATGCCATTTACAAAGAGTTCCTCTTCAAAGACTTCAACCAG GCTTTTGGGTTCATGTCCAGAGTAGCACTACAGGCTGAGAAAATGGATCATCATCCCGAATGGTTTAACGTGTATAATAAG GTTCAAATCACCCTCAGTACTCATGAATGTGGAGGACTCTCACAGCGTGACATCACCCTCGCAACCTTCATAGATCAAGCCTCTGTCTTCTGA
- the pcbd1 gene encoding pterin-4-alpha-carbinolamine dehydratase isoform X1 — translation MHNIAAQTTCFNYVILEWAEQAGKIQTLSMEEREHLLPMMRNAQWVEVVGRDAIYKEFLFKDFNQAFGFMSRVALQAEKMDHHPEWFNVYNKVQITLSTHECGGLSQRDITLATFIDQASVF, via the exons ATGCATAACATTGCTGCACAAACGACATGCTTCAATTACGTTATATTGGAATGGGCTGAACAG GCTGGGAAGATTCAGACTCTTTCTATGGAGGAGAGGGAGCACCTCCTGCCCATGATGAGGAATGCTCAGTGGGTGGAGGTGGTGGGGAGAGATGCCATTTACAAAGAGTTCCTCTTCAAAGACTTCAACCAG GCTTTTGGGTTCATGTCCAGAGTAGCACTACAGGCTGAGAAAATGGATCATCATCCCGAATGGTTTAACGTGTATAATAAG GTTCAAATCACCCTCAGTACTCATGAATGTGGAGGACTCTCACAGCGTGACATCACCCTCGCAACCTTCATAGATCAAGCCTCTGTCTTCTGA